Within Micromonospora narathiwatensis, the genomic segment CGGCGACCCGGTCCGGCTGGCCGGCCGCCGGGTGACCGCCGGCATCGTCGCCCCGGCCGAGGCGACCGCGAGCAGCGCGCTGCTCTACGCCGACGACCTGATCCTGGGCAACCTGGGCCTGCGCGACGGCGGGCAGGTGCGGGTCAGCCCGCTGCCGGTGGTCCCGGCCCGCGCGGTGACCCTGGCCGGCCCGGTCGGGATCGTCGCCGCGGTCTCCCCGGAGATGCTCCGCCTCGCCCTGCTCGGCAAGCCGGTCACCACCGGCGACGACGTCTCGCTGCTGCCCCAGGACGTGCTCCCCGACGCCGCGGTCCGCGGTCTGGTCGAGGCCGCCCGGCGCAGCCTCGCCAACACCGTCGGGTACGCCTGGACCAGCACCCTGCTCACCGTCGTCGCGGCCGATCCGGCGGCCGGCGCGCTGGTCACCATGGACACCGTGGTCGGCTGGGAGCACGGCCCGGCCACCCGCGGCTCCGGGACGGCCGGCCAGGACCCGAGCGGCCGGCTGGCCCCCGACGCGACCGGGGCCGGCGGCCGGGCGCCGATCGACCGGCCGGGCGGGATCGGGGCCGAACGGGCCTCGGCGGCCCCGCCGGAGCCCGGCCTCGCCGAGCCGACGGAGGCGCCGGGCCTCGACGAACTGCCCGGGCTGCGGGCCCAGGCCGAGGAACTCACCGAGCTGCTCGACCTCGGTTTCAACCACCGGGAGGTGCTGGGCCGGCTCGGCACCGCCGTGTCGCTGGGCGTCCTGCTCAGCGGGCCGGCCGGCTCGGGCAAGTCGGCGCTGGTCCGCGCGGTCGCCGCCCGGGTACGCGCCCGGGTGTGCCCGCTGTGGGCGCCGGAGCTGGCCGCGCTGACCAACGACGCGGCGGCCCGCCGACTGCGCGAGGCGGCCGGGGCGGTACGCGCGAACGGCCCCGCCGTCCTGCTGGTCACCGACATGGAGGCCGTCGCCCCGGCCGACGAGCCGGGACCGCTGGCCACGGTGTTCCGGCAGGTCGTCGCCGAGACGGTCCGGGCCGGGGCGGCCGTGGTCTGCACCACCGGCCGCCCCGAGGCGGTGGACCCGGCCCTGCGCGCCCCGGACCTGCTCTCGCTGCGGATCACCGTCCCCCTGCCCGACCAGGCGTTGCGGCGGGAGATGCTGACCGTGCTCACCCGACAGGTGCCGCTCGCCGAGGACGTCCGGCTGGACGAGGTGGCCGCCCGTACGCCGGGGTTCGTCGCCGCCGACCTGGCCGCGCTGGTCCGCGAGGCCGGCGTACGCGCCGCGCTGCGGCAGAAGACGGCCGAGACGCCGACGGTGGCGATGGCCGACTTCACCGCCGCGCTGGAGGTGGTCCGGCCCACCACGATGGCCGGGTCCACCCTGGAACTGGCCTCGGTGACCCTCGACGACGTCGGGGGCCTGCACGAGGTCAAGGAGACGCTGACCGAGTCGGTGCTCTGGCCGCTGACCTACCCGGACACCTTCGCCCGGCTGGGCGTGACGCCCCCGCGCGGGGTGCTGCTCTACGGGCCGCCCGGCTGCGGCAAGACGTACCTGGTCACCGCGCTGGCCGGCTCGGGGCGGGCGAACGTGCTGTCGGTGAAGGGCGCGGAACTGCTCTCCAAGTGGGTGGGCGAGAGCGAACGCGCGGTCCGGGAGCTGTTCCGCCGGGCCCGGGAGGCCGCGCCGACGCTGGTCTTCCTGGACGAGGTGGACGCGCTCGCCCCGGTCCGCGGTCAGGCCACCGACGGCGGTACGACCGACCGGGTGGTGGCCGCCCTGCTCACCGAGCTGGACGGGGTGGAGGCGCTGCGCAACGTGGTGGTGGTCGGCGCGACGAACCGGCCGGACCTGGTCGACCCGGCGCTGCTCCGCCCCGGGCGACTGGAACGGCTGGTGTACGTGCCACCGCCGGACGGCCCCGCCCGGGCGGAGATCCTCGGGGCCGCCGCCCGGAACGTCCCGCTGGCCGACGACGTCGACCTGGCCGCGCTCGGCGCGGAGCTGGACGGCTTCTCGGCGGCCGACTGCGCTGCCCTGGTCCGCGAGGCGGCGCTGGCGGCGATGCGCGAGTCGCTGGCCGCCGCCACGGTCACCGCCGCGCACGTCGAGACCGCCCGCGCCCGCGTCCGCCCCTCCCTCGACCCCGCCCAGGTCTCCTGGCTCGCCGCCTACGCCGAGAAGCAGACGGGCTGAGCCGCCGCTTCGGCGGGACCGGTCGCCGCTACGGCCGTCACTCGCCGGGCTCGTCGCGCGGCTGCGAGCGGCGTACCTGCTCGGATCCCCGGTGCCGCGGCGGCTCCTCCGGCTCGGGCCGCTCGGCGTACTCGGCGTCGTCGTAGTCGTCGCCCTCGTCGTAGGCGTCGTACTCCTCCTCCTCGGGCGACCGGCGGCGGTGCGGCGGGCGACGGTGCCCGCCCTCCTCCTCGGGCCCCCCGGCACGGCCCCGCTCCGGTCCCTCCCGGGTCCGCTCCTCGCGCAGCGCGGTCTCGTGGTCCTTGACCACCCGGGAGTCCTCGATCTCGCCGCGCCACCCCTCGACCGAGTCGGGGTCGAGCACGGTACGGGTCATCACGTGCCGGACGAAGTGCTTCAGCTCCAGCCGCACCCGGCGCCCCTGGGCGCGCCAGAGGTTGCCGGTGTGCTCGAAGAGGCCCTGCGGGTGGTACTCCAGGACGACGAGGATCCTGGTCAGCTCGGGCCCGACCTCGTGGAAGCTGACCGTGCCGTCGACCGCGCCCTTCTCGCCCTTGGAACGCCAGTGGATCAGGCGGTCCGGGATCTGCCGGACGACCGTCGACTCCCAGGTCCGGTGCGACCAGAACACCTGGGCCTTCCAGGTCAGGTTCTCGTCGGAGTCGGTCTCGGCCCGGGCGACCGTCTTCATGAAGGTCGGGAAGTCGCCGAACTGGGTCCACTGGTTGTACGCGACCCGGACCGGCACGCCGACCTCGATGGTCTCCACGATGTTGGTGACCTTCGGCTTCCGGCCGCCCCGACCACCCTTGCCGCCAGCGCCGAACGCCGACATCAACCTCTCCTTACCGCCGGCCAGACCGGCATGGAAGATCGCCGTCATCGGGGAGTGGCCCTCGGCGAGTTTGTGCACGCCGGTGGCCGCGGCGATCAGTCCGGGACCGCCGCCCTGCCTGGCGTACTCGCTGAGTCGGCCGGTGGCGCCGGTGATCCGCTCGGTCATCACCTGCACGGCCCGCTCACCGATCGCGGCGGCCAGGTTGCGCAGCTCGCCGCCGAGCTGATCACGTGCCTTGTCGGCGAGGTTGTCGGTCGCCATGGTCACCGCCTCCGCCGCCGGCCGGCAGGTTCCGCCCGGTCCTCGTCGTCACGCGCTGCGGGCTGCTCGGCCAGCTCCTGCTCCTCGTCGGGGGCCGACCGCTCCGGCGGCTCCTCGCCCTGCTGACCGGTGCCGGACCTGCGGCGCAGCGCGTCGGCGCCGTCGCGCAGCCTGCCGCTCAACGCATCGATGCCGCCGCCGGCTGCGGCCGTCGCCGCGGCTCTGCCAGCGGTGGCGAGCGGACCGCCGAGCCGGGCCAGGTTGCCGAGCTGGGGGGAGGTGTTCAACAGATCCGTGCCGTACTTGAGCAGGCCACCGGGCTGTTGACTGGCCCGGCCGATGGCCACCGCGGCGGCGAGGGTGAGGGCGCTACGCAGCTTCCTGCGGCGGCCGATGACGTAACCGAGGCCCACCGCCAGTGCGATCCGAGCTCCGCTCTTCATCAGTTCTCCTTCGCTCCCCGGCGGACGAGGACACCTCTTGCGTAGGGCAGGCCGGAAAACAGCTACCGGGGATCAGCGGAAAAGAGCCCGCGACCGGGCGTCCCATATGTGCGGACCCGGCGGGCAGTACCCCAGCCCTCGGCCACAAAACATTCCCGCACTGTTCCGCAAGGCGCACCACAGCGGGCATTCGGAGGCCCGGCCCCAATCAGTGCAAGACTGCCGCAAAACAGTCAGGCAGGTCGACGCGAGCAGGAAGAAGGCGATGAACGACGGAAGGGAGTGAACGGATTCAGCGTGCGGGAAGGGCCGAATCCAGACACATCTCGGCGTGCAACTTCCCGTCCCGCTCGCGCAATTTCGCGCCGCATTTCCTGAGAACGGATACGGCGCCCTGGTTCTCCGGCGTCGTATCGGCCACAACCGTGTGCATGCCGGCCGCCGCGGCGGCGTTCAACAGCTCGCGCAGGGCCGCCGCACCGAGCCCCCGGCCCCGCGCCGAGCGCCCCAGCCACATCCCGGTCTCCACCGTCCCGGGCTCGTCGCGGCGGGTCATCCGGACCATGCCGACCACCTCGCCGCCGGCCACGATCGCGTACATCCGGGTGCGGGTGGGGCCGTCCAGGCCGCCGAAGCTGGCCCGGTGGAACGCCCGGAACGCGTCCCGACGGGCCAACGACCAACCGGCCGGAGCCTCCACCGGGGGCATGACGTCCTCCGGCTCCGCCTCGGCCGCGGCTACGGAGAGCAACGGCTCCAGGTTTCGCTCGTCCACCAACTCCAGTCGTACGACACCCGCCACGAGCCGCAGTCTGCCGGCCGTACCGGCCCAAGTCCACCCCTTTGGGCCCGGACTGCCGGTCCGGACGAGCGGATCAGCCGGTCGTACCCCCTCCGTGTTCCACCTCACGCTCCGTTGTCATCCGACCGGGCTTTCCTCCGTCGGCCGACCCTCACCCGGCCGGGTCGAACTCGCAGAACACCACCGAGGCGTCGTCGGTCCGCTTGTGCCGGCGCAGCCGGTCCGGGTGGTCCCGCTCGGCGGCCCGGACCCGACCGATCAGCCCCTCGGGTCCCTCCGCCGCCGTCACGTCCAGCAGGCCGGTCCAGTCGAACAGGCCGAACTGGTCGACCGCGCAGGACGCGCCGTCGCTGAGCAGCGCCGCCCGCCGGAGCGCCCCCGGCCCGCGCAGCGGCAGCGTCCCGGTCATCGCGTGGTACGCGGCGTCCGGGTCGGCGGCGGCGACCCAGTAGCCGTGCGTCCGGTTCATCCGCTCCCGCTGCACGATCACCGACCGACGGAACCGGGTCACCGGGTCGGCGTCGGCCCCGGGCAGTTGCGCGGTGGTACGGCGCAGGTCCGCCATGGCCGCGTCGAGCCGCCCGTCGGAGACCACGCTGACCTGGCCGCCGACGTCCAGCACCAGCGGGCTGTCGCAGAGCACCAGGTAGTCCACCTGGTCGCCGCCCTCGCGGAGCAGGCAGACGGTGGACGACGGGGTACCCGGGTGGTCGAGGTCGCACTGCCCGCCGTGGTCCGCGCGGACCGCCAGGAGAGCCGCCGCCAGGCTGCTCATCAGCGTCGCCGCCGGACGGGCCGCGACAGCCAGGCCGATCCGGGCGGCCAGGTGCCGGACGTACCAGGCCGGCCCGTGTACGCAGCCGGTGTCGAAGCCCTCCGGCACCGTGGCCCCGTCGAGGACCCCGACCAGCGGACCGAACCCGAAGACCACGTCCTCGTTGACCAGCCGGCCGGGGGCCGGGTCGGAGGCGGAACGTACCCGCATCATCGGCGCCGTCCCGATCGGCCGCGCCGGCTGACTGCCGGTCGGGTACCGGCGATCTGGTGCCCCCATCCGTCGACTCCCTCCGTCGCCCGCCCGCCTACCCGGACCGGCGGACGCCATGCCCGGGGCGCGTCGGCGGGGCGCCGGTCGGCCTGCCCCCGGTCCGCGTCCTCGCCGCCCCGTCCAGCGGTCACGATCGTCGGCGCTCCGGTCGGGGGGGGGGGGTCAGCGCCGCCGGTTGCGGGTCCGCGCCGAGCGCAGCCGGCGCAGCCGGCCGACCAGCACCGGCTCGGCGGCCAGCGCGGCCGGGTGGTCGAGCAGCGCGTTGAGCAACTGGTAGTACCGGGTGGCGGAGAGCCCGAAGGTGTCCCGGATCGACTGTTCCTTCGCGCCGGCGTGCTTCCACCACTGCTGCTCGAAGGCGAGGATCTGCCGGTCCCGTTCGGTGAGCCCGTCACCCGGCTCGGCCAGCGGGTGTGCATCCTCACCCGCGAGCACCGCGTCCGCTTCCGGCGCGGGTGCGGGGTCGGGGTCGGCCTCGACGGCAGGCGCGGCCTCCACAGCCGGGGCGGAACGGGGCGGCGGGACGGTGACGCCGGTGTCCCGGCGCGCCGCGTCGGCGGGCGGCGGAACGGGCCCGCCGGCCTCTCGGCGCGCGGTGTCGGCGGGCCCGGACGGCTCAGACCGGCCGGTGGCGGCCGGGGAGGCGTCGGCGGGCATGGCGCTCCTCGGGAAGCGGACGACCGACACGGCGAACCGCCGGCCGGGGAGCCCCAGCCTAACCAGAGGCCGCCCCGGCTGCATCGGACGCGACTCCGCGCCGCCGACCCGGGCCGGCGGCGCGGACCACGGTCAGGCGATGTCCCGCCGGCGCATCGCCCAGAACGCGGCGATCAGGACCGCCGCGCCGCCGAGGCCGAGCACCAGCGCCGAGTCCTGCCAGGTGATCAGCAACTGCGCCGGATGGCACTCGCCCTTGGCGAACTCGCACGCCCGGTAGTCGAGCAGTTCCACCTGCTTCGTGAACCACGCCTGGGCATAGGTGGAGAGGACGTACCGGTCACCGAACGGGACCTTGAGCACCCCGACCGCGATGCGGACGGCGACCTCGCTGATCCCGAAGACCGCCACAACGGCGCCGAGCGCCATCGCGGTGTGCCGGCCGAGCGAGGCGAGCGCGAACGCGGCCCCGCCGATCAGCAGGATGAGCCCGACGGCCCGCAGGCCGTCCAGCCCGATCGACTGCCAGGCCCCGGCGGTCATCTTGGCGGTGGTACCCCGGTAGGTGCCGATGAGCCAGAAGGCCAGCGTCCAGAGCGCGCCGAGCACGAGGCTCGCCCCGAGGGACGCGGTCAGCACGGCGGCCAGCTTGGTGCCGAGCACGGTGAGCCGTTTCGGCCGCCACAGCAGCAGGTTCATCATTCCGCCGTTGGCCCACTCGGCGCCGATGAAGGAGGCGCCGACGAGGAACGCGAAGAGCGCGACCGCGCCGGCGAAGACGGCGATGAACATCGGGAACTCGGCCCGGAAGTCGAACTGGTAGGGCAGGTTCCACTTCAGGTCGAACATCTCCGGCTGGGGCATCCAGTCCCGGCCGCAGTTCGGCCCGAACCGCTCCTCGATGTCCTGGTCGCCGCGGGCCTGGGCGGCCTCGCAGGTGGCGACGGTCTTCTTCCAGTCCTCCACCGCCTGGCGGTACTGGGCGTCGGAGGTCGCCTGGGCCTGCGCCACGACCTCCTTGGACAGCTTGTGACTGGAGAAGCTGAACGCGGTGGCCACGCCGGCCAGCCCGAGCACCAGCAGGACCAGCAGCAGCCGGGTGAGCCGGCGCTTGGCCAGCCGGCGCAACTCCGTGACGAACAGGCTCACGCGCCCCAACCTCCTCCGGTGCTGCCGCCGACGCCCGGCTCAGCGACCCTCGTGGACTCGTCGACCTGCCGGTGCTGGCCGGGGACCGGGGCGGTGGCGGTCAGTTCGAGGAAGACGCTCTCCAGGTCGACCGCGACCGGCGTCAGCTCGCTGACGTACAGGCCCTGCTCGGCGAGGAGGCGGCTGACCGTGGCCGGCTTGTCGACGCCGCCAAGCATCAGGTGGTCCGGTTCCGTGGTGGTGACCCGGATCCCGGCCCGGGTGAGCGTCTCGGCGGCCTGTGGCAGATCGGTGACGGCCTCCAGCCGGACCCGTACGGTGCCGTGCGAGTGGGCGGCGAGCACCTGCTCGACCGGCCCGAACGCGACCCGCCGGCCCAGCGAGATGATGGTGACCGAGTCGCAGATGAGCTGGATCTCGCCGAGAATGTGGCTGGAGAGCACCACGGTCATGCCCGAGGCGGCGAGATCCCGCATCAGGCTGCGCATCTCCCGGATGCCACCGGGGTCGAGACCGTTGGCGGGCTCGTCCAGAATCAGCAGCTTCGGGCTCTTGAGCAGCGCCGAGGCGACCGCGAGCCGCTGCTTCATGCCGAGCGAGTAGGTCTTCACCCGCTCGCCGGCCCGGTCGCGGAGCCCGACCAGTTCCAGTACCTCGTCGACCCGCTGCCGGGGCAGCTCCCCGGCCTGGGCGAGCAGGCCGAGGGTGTCGCGCGCGGAGAAGTGCGGGAAGAACTGCGGGCTCTCCACGATGGCCCCGACCTGCCCGGCGACGGTCGGCAGCGCCTGCGGCAGCTCGTGGCCGAGGATGGCCATCCGGCCGCCGTTGGGCCGGATGAGGCCGAGCAGGGTACGCAGCGTGGTGGTCTTGCCCGAGCCGTTCGGGCCGAGGAAGCCGTGCACCTGCCCGGCCTCGACCAGCATGTCGAACCCGTCGAGCGCGTGGCGTGTCCCGCGCTTTCGGCTCCGGTACGTCTTGCGGAGACCCTCGATCTCCAGGACAGCCGTCAAGCTGACCTCCCCCGATGAGTAGTGACAGCGGACACCATACGCGGTATGCAGCGAGGCGCAATACCGGGTATGCAGGGTGTCGCGCGTCGAGCGGGGCCGCTCTTCACGCTCAGGCGCAGATGACGTGCACCCCGGCGTCACGGAACGCCTGCACCACGGCGGCGGACGCGCCGGAGTCGGTCACCAGCGTCTCCACGCGGTCCACCGGGCAGATCCGGGCGAACGCGTGACCGCCCAGCTTGGACGAGTCGGCGATCACCACCACCCGCTTGGCCCGGGCCACCATGAGGCTGTTCATCGCGGCCTCGCCCTCGTGGTGGGCGGCGGCGCCGAGCTGGGGGTCGATCGCGTCCACGCCGAGCAGCGCGACGTCCAGGGTCACCTCGCGCAGCAGCGCCCCGCCCAGCGGGCCGACCAGCTCGAACGACTTGGGCCGGACCACGCCGCCGGCCACCACCACCTTCATTCGCGAGCGGACCAGCAGCTCGTTGGCGATGTTCAGCGCGTTGGTGACCACGGTGAGCTGGGCGCCCTCGGCGCTGGTGTTGAGGTCCGGCCGGACGGCGAGGGCCCGGGCCACCTCGGTGCTGGTGGTGCCGCCGTTCAGGCCGACCACGGTGCCCGGGGAGACCAGCGCAGCGGCGGCCGCGCCGATCCGCTGCTTCTCGGCCGAGTGCTTGGCCGTCTTGTAGCGCAGCGGCAGGTCGTACGAGACGCCGTTGGCGACCGCCCCACCCCGGGTCCGGGTGATCATCTGCTGCTGGGCGAGCTGGTCGAAGTCACGCCGGATGGTGGCCTGGGAGACGTCCAGGCGCCCGGCCGCCTCCTCGACGCTGACCCGGCCACTGTCGGTCAGCATCTCGAGCAGCGCGTTCCATCGGGCGTACCGGTCCACCGCGGGGGCCTCCACTGACTCTGCACGAACCGTGATTGATTGCGTGCACAGTAGTGCGCGAAACTACCAAGGCGCAAAACCCTGAGCTGCGCGATCTCGGAGCCGGTTGCCACGACCACCCGACTTCGCGCAGAATGACGCGCGAAAGGCGGCCATAACGCGCCGTATTGCGCAAGGTCTCCCCTGGCGAGGAGTTGTCATGGCGTACGTGCACGCGGAGATCGCGAGCCAGCCCGACTGCTGGCGGGAGGCGGCGCGGCTCGCCCCGGCCGTGGCCGACCACCTGCCCCGGCCCGGCGAGCGGGTCGCCGTGGTCGGTTGCGGCACGTCGTGGTTCATGGGCATGGCGTACGCCGGGCTGCGCGAGCGCGCCGGCCAGGGCGAGACCGACGCCTTCCAGGCCAGCGAGTTCCCCGCCGGTCGGCGCTACGACCGGCTCATCGCGATCACCCGTTCCGGCACCACCACCGAGGTGCTGGACCTGCTCGCCGCGCTGCGCGGTCAGGTCCCGACCACGGTCCTGGTCGGCGACCCGGCCTCCCCTGCGGTCGAGCTGGCGGACGCCGCAGTGCCCCTGCCCTTCGCCGACGAACGCTCGGTCGTGCAGACCCGCTTCGCCACCACCGCGCTCGCCCTGCTCCGCGCCCACCTCGGCGACGACCTGGGCCGGCTGGCCGCCGACGCCGAGGTGGCCGTCCGCGCCCCGCTGCCGATCGACCCGGCCACCATCGAGCAGGTCACCTTCCTCGGGCGCGGCTGGACGGTCGGGCTCGCCCAGGAGGCCGCGCTGAAGTGCCGCGAGGCGGCCACCTTCTGGGCCGAGGCGTACCCGGCGATGGACTACCGGCACGGCCCGATCTCGGTCGCCGCCCCGGGGCGGCTGGTCTGGGCGTTCGGCGGGATCCCCGACGGGCTGCCCGAGGACGTGGCCGCCACCGGCGCCGCCTTCGTGCACAGCCGTACGCACGGCTGCCGCGCGGTGCTGACCAGTTGGGCGGCGGGTCGCACCCCGGTCGACCCGATGGCCGACCTGATCCTCGCCCAGCGCTTCGCCGTCGCGCTGGCCACCAGCCGGGGCCTGGACCCGGACGCGCCCCGGCACCTGACCCGCTCCGTGGTGCTCGCGTGAGCGAGTGCCAGCGAGCGAATCATCAACTCAGCGCGTTGGTGCCGCACGCCGGCACGCAGCGAAGCGGAGTGCCGGCGTGAGCTCAGGCGACGAGGTCGTCGTCGCGCTGGACGTGGGTGGCACCGGGATGAAGTGCGCCCTGGTCCGCCCGGACGGCACGATGGTGCACGCCGAACGGCACGCCACCGAGGCGGCCCGCGGTCCGGAGGCGGTGGTCGGCACGATCCTCGACGTCGCCGAAGGGCTGGCCGGCAAGGCCCACGCGGACGGGCTGACGGCGGTGGCCTGCGGGATCGCCGTACCGGGGGTGGTCGACGAGGCCCGCGGGGTCGCGGTCTGGTCGGCGAACGTGGGCTTCCGGGACGTACCGCTGCGGGAGCTGGCGCGGGGGCGGCTCGGCCTGCCCACGGCGCTCGGGCACGACGTGCGGGTGGGCGGCCTGGCGGAGGCCCGGGTCGGCGCCGGCCGCGACGCCGGCCACGTGCTCTTCGTCGCGATCGGCACCGGCATCGCCGCCGCCCACGTGGTCGACGGGTCGGCCGCCGCCGGCGCGCACGGCGCCGCCGGCGAGATCGGCCACATCCTGGTACGCCCCGACGGTCCGCGCTGCGGCTGCGGTCGCCCCGGCTGCCTGGAGGCGATGGCCTCGGCCGCCGCGATCGGCCGCCGGTACGCCGAACTGGCCGGCGTCCCGGCCACCGCCGCCGAGGTGGCGGACCGGGCGGCGGCCGGCGAGCCGCTGGCCGGCCGGGTCTGGCGGGAGGCCGTCGAGGCGCTCGCCGACGGGTTGGCCACCGGTCAGGCGCTCTTCGACGTGGCGACGATCGTGATCGGCGGCGGGCTGGCCCAGGCCGGCCCCCGGCTGCTCGACCCGCTGCGCGCGGCGCTGGGGGAACGGCTGACCTTCCACCGGGAGCCGCGCCTGGTGGCGGCGGCCCTCGGCGACGAGGCCGGCTGCCTCGGCGCCGCTCTGCTCGCCCTCGACACACTGGATTAAGGAGAGTCGATGACCCTGCGCGTGTCCGGCAAGGTGGTGACCCCGACCGGCGTGATCCGGCAGGGCTGCGTGGAGGTCGCCGGCGACCGGATCCGGGCCGTCGCCGAGTACCCGTCGGTACGCGACGGGCACTGGATCGTGCCGGGCTTCGTGGACATGCACACCCACGGCGGGGGCGGGCACACCTTCACCACCGGCGATGCGGCGTCGGCCCGCGAGGCGGCCGGGTTCCACCTGCGGCACGGCACCACCACCCTGCTGGCCAGCCTGGTCAGCTCGCCGTTGGCACTGATGCGGGAGGCGACGGCCGCGTACCGGCCGCTGGTCGAGTCCGGGGTGCTGGCCGGGATCCACTTCGAGGGGCCGTACCTGTCGGCGGACCGGTGCGGCGCGCAGAACCCGGAGTTCCTCCGCGACCCGTCCACCGACGAGCTGGCGGAGCTGATCGAGCTGGGCGGCGGCGCGGTCCGGATGGTCACCCTGGCCCCGGAGCGGGACGGCGCGCTGGAGGCGATCAAGCTGCTCGTCGCGCGCGGCGTGGTGGCCGCCGTCGGGCACACCGACGCCACCTGGGCGCAGACCCGGGCCGCCGTTGACGCCGGGGCGAGCGTCGGTACGCACCTGTTCAACGGGATGCGCCCGGTGCACCACCGGGAGCCCGGGCCGGTGGTGGCCCTGCTCGACGCGCCGAACGTGATCTGCGAGCTGGTCGCCGACGGGGTGCACCTGCACGACGGCATGCTCACCTTCGCCGCCTCGACGGCCGGCCCGGAGCGGGCCGCGCTGATCACCGACGCGATGGCCGCCGCCGGCATGCCCGACGGAGAGTACGAGTTGGGCGGCCAGGCCGTCACCGTGGCCGACGGGGTGGCCCGACTGAGCCGGGACGGCGCGATCGCCGGCAGCACGTTGACCATGGACGCCGCCCTGCGGCACGCCGTCGCGGCCGGGGTCGCGCTGCCCGACGCCTGCCGGATGGTCGCCACCACCCCGGCTCGGGCGATCGGGCTCGGTGACCAGGTCGGGGCGTTGCAGGCCGGGCTCCGGGCCGACCTCGTCGTGCTCGACGACGAGCTCGACGTGGTCCGGGTGATGCGGGCCGGCGCCTGGCTGGAGTGACGCGGGAGGCAGCACCGCAACAGCCAACTCCGGCCGTCAGCCGGCGGTGGGGACCTCGACGCCCAGGACGGCCTGCTCGTCGGGGCGGTGCACCAGCACGTCCGACAGGTACGACTGCACGGCGTGGCGCATGCCGACGTCCCGGCCCTCCCGCTCGGACAGCAGCCACTTGTGCTCGATGATCTGGGTGAACAGCTCCTGCGGCTCCAGCTTGCTGCGCAGGTGCGCGGGCACCGCCCGGACCACCGGCTCGAACACCTCGGTGAGCCAGCGGTGCGCGGCCTGCTGCTCGTCGGTCAGGTCGCTCTCGGTCCGGTACGCGTCCAGGTCGTTGAGGAGCTTGCGGGCCTGGTTCTCCTCGGCGTCCAGGCCGGTGAGCCGGAGCAGCCGACGGGTGTGGTAGCCGACGTCGACCACCTTGGGCCGGACCAGGTAACGCCCGTTGTCGACGGTGGACATAGCCACCTCGGCGACGTCGAAGCCCAGTTCGTTGAGGCGGCGGATCCGCCCCTCGATGTCGCGCCGGGCCTCCCGCTCGATCTGCTGCTCGTAGGTGATCTCGTGCCAGAGCCGCTCGTACCGCTGCACGACCTCCTCGCAGACCACCTCCGGGTCGATCGACTCGTGCAGCAGCCCGGCGGCCTGGAGGTCCAGCGCCTCGCCGAAGATGTTGACCCGGGCGATCTCCAGGTCCTCACCGCGCTGCCCGTTGGAAAGCGAGCGGTGCAGCGCCCCGGTCTCGGCGTCCACCAGGTAGGCGGCGAACGCGCCGGCGTCCCGCCGGAACAGCGTGTTGGACAGCGAGCAGTCGCCCCAGAAGAAACCGGTCAGGTGCATCCGGACCAGCAGCACGGCCAGTGCGTCGAGCAGCCGGTTCATCGTCTCCGGCCGCAGCATCCGGGAGAAGAGCGCCCGGTACGGCAGCGAGAACTGGAGGTGCCGGGTGATCAGCACCGGGTC encodes:
- a CDS encoding ROK family protein yields the protein MSSGDEVVVALDVGGTGMKCALVRPDGTMVHAERHATEAARGPEAVVGTILDVAEGLAGKAHADGLTAVACGIAVPGVVDEARGVAVWSANVGFRDVPLRELARGRLGLPTALGHDVRVGGLAEARVGAGRDAGHVLFVAIGTGIAAAHVVDGSAAAGAHGAAGEIGHILVRPDGPRCGCGRPGCLEAMASAAAIGRRYAELAGVPATAAEVADRAAAGEPLAGRVWREAVEALADGLATGQALFDVATIVIGGGLAQAGPRLLDPLRAALGERLTFHREPRLVAAALGDEAGCLGAALLALDTLD
- the nagA gene encoding N-acetylglucosamine-6-phosphate deacetylase — encoded protein: MTLRVSGKVVTPTGVIRQGCVEVAGDRIRAVAEYPSVRDGHWIVPGFVDMHTHGGGGHTFTTGDAASAREAAGFHLRHGTTTLLASLVSSPLALMREATAAYRPLVESGVLAGIHFEGPYLSADRCGAQNPEFLRDPSTDELAELIELGGGAVRMVTLAPERDGALEAIKLLVARGVVAAVGHTDATWAQTRAAVDAGASVGTHLFNGMRPVHHREPGPVVALLDAPNVICELVADGVHLHDGMLTFAASTAGPERAALITDAMAAAGMPDGEYELGGQAVTVADGVARLSRDGAIAGSTLTMDAALRHAVAAGVALPDACRMVATTPARAIGLGDQVGALQAGLRADLVVLDDELDVVRVMRAGAWLE
- a CDS encoding DUF4032 domain-containing protein; the encoded protein is MRITSALVDPALLDLPWSTPLEEWPAQHLVALPQGISRHIVRFVRLGDYVYAVKETGERVAEREYDLLRALERIDFPSVEAVAIVADRQADDGRPLDPVLITRHLQFSLPYRALFSRMLRPETMNRLLDALAVLLVRMHLTGFFWGDCSLSNTLFRRDAGAFAAYLVDAETGALHRSLSNGQRGEDLEIARVNIFGEALDLQAAGLLHESIDPEVVCEEVVQRYERLWHEITYEQQIEREARRDIEGRIRRLNELGFDVAEVAMSTVDNGRYLVRPKVVDVGYHTRRLLRLTGLDAEENQARKLLNDLDAYRTESDLTDEQQAAHRWLTEVFEPVVRAVPAHLRSKLEPQELFTQIIEHKWLLSEREGRDVGMRHAVQSYLSDVLVHRPDEQAVLGVEVPTAG